One Tolypothrix bouteillei VB521301 DNA window includes the following coding sequences:
- a CDS encoding acyltransferase family protein, whose protein sequence is MRLTSLDVFRGITIAGMILVNMASLAEPNVYAPLLHAQWHGCTPTDLVFPFFLFIVGVAMAFSLSKYTEKNKPNASVYGRILRRAAILFALGLFLNGFWNKGVWTFDFSTIRIMGVLQRISLSYLLASVAVLNLPRRGQWILAGVLLVGYWLTMMYVPVPGYGAGVLTRDGNFSAYIDRLIIPAAHLYKGDGFNNLGDPEGLFSTIPAVVSVLIGYFTGQWIRNKKDIYSETSMDLVLFGLICLVVGGIWDLAFPLNKKLWTSSYVIFTSGWALLLLAACYELIEVRRIRRWSRPFEVMGLNAISIFVASILLIKILVKTKIGDGEKALSTYEWIYQNLFVSWTGTVNGSFLFAIVTVLLWLGVACVMYRQRWFVKV, encoded by the coding sequence ATGCGTTTGACGTCTCTTGATGTTTTTCGGGGCATCACTATTGCTGGCATGATACTTGTCAACATGGCAAGCCTTGCCGAACCTAATGTTTACGCACCGTTACTCCACGCTCAGTGGCATGGTTGCACCCCAACAGATCTGGTCTTTCCTTTCTTTTTGTTTATTGTTGGTGTGGCAATGGCTTTCTCTTTGTCAAAGTACACTGAGAAAAATAAACCAAATGCATCTGTTTACGGGCGTATTTTGCGTCGTGCTGCTATTTTGTTCGCTTTAGGATTGTTCCTGAACGGCTTTTGGAATAAAGGGGTTTGGACATTTGATTTCAGTACTATCCGTATCATGGGAGTGCTGCAACGTATCAGTTTATCGTACCTACTTGCCTCTGTTGCTGTCCTCAATTTACCTCGTAGAGGACAGTGGATACTAGCTGGAGTTTTACTTGTTGGCTACTGGTTGACAATGATGTACGTCCCCGTTCCCGGTTATGGAGCTGGAGTGCTAACACGCGACGGGAATTTCAGCGCTTACATAGATCGTTTAATCATTCCTGCAGCACATTTATATAAAGGTGATGGTTTTAATAACTTAGGCGATCCAGAGGGTCTTTTCAGCACGATACCTGCCGTTGTTAGTGTCCTTATCGGTTACTTTACCGGGCAATGGATACGAAATAAAAAAGACATTTATTCTGAAACCAGTATGGATTTAGTTCTGTTTGGATTGATCTGCCTGGTTGTAGGTGGAATTTGGGATTTAGCATTTCCTCTCAATAAAAAGCTGTGGACTAGTTCCTACGTAATTTTTACTAGTGGTTGGGCGTTATTATTACTTGCAGCTTGTTACGAATTGATTGAAGTGCGACGGATACGGCGTTGGAGCAGACCTTTTGAAGTGATGGGATTAAACGCTATTTCCATCTTTGTTGCTTCTATACTGTTAATTAAAATCTTAGTAAAAACCAAAATTGGTGATGGAGAGAAGGCGCTAAGCACTTACGAGTGGATTTATCAAAATCTTTTTGTCTCTTGGACAGGTACAGTCAATGGTTCTTTTTTGTTTGCTATTGTGACTGTTCTGTTATGGTTGGGAGTTGCTTGCGTTATGTATCGACAACGCTGGTTTGTTAAGGTGTAG
- a CDS encoding peroxiredoxin — translation MPIQVGDTAPDFTLPSQNGTAVSLRDFRGKKAVVLYFYPKDDTPGCTAESCAFRDQYEVFQNAGAEVVGVSGDSPESHQKFAAKYQLPFTLLSDKGDQTRKSYGATAAFGLFPGRVTYVIDKEGIVQYVFDSMFNFTGHVEEALKTLQRIAV, via the coding sequence ATGCCAATTCAAGTAGGCGACACCGCCCCCGACTTTACGTTACCTTCTCAAAACGGTACAGCCGTCAGCCTTAGAGATTTTCGTGGCAAAAAAGCTGTTGTCTTGTATTTTTATCCTAAAGATGACACGCCAGGATGCACAGCTGAATCCTGTGCTTTTCGCGACCAGTATGAAGTTTTTCAAAATGCAGGTGCAGAGGTTGTTGGCGTGAGCGGTGACTCACCCGAATCTCACCAAAAATTTGCTGCAAAATATCAACTACCCTTTACCCTCCTAAGCGATAAAGGTGACCAAACTCGCAAGTCTTACGGTGCAACCGCAGCTTTTGGTTTATTTCCAGGTCGCGTGACTTACGTCATTGACAAAGAAGGAATCGTACAATATGTTTTCGACTCCATGTTTAATTTTACTGGACATGTCGAAGAAGCACTGAAAACACTGCAAAGAATTGCAGTTTAG
- the hpf gene encoding ribosome hibernation-promoting factor, HPF/YfiA family: MKLVIHGKNIEITEAIRDYVHQKIEKAVNHFQNITNEVDVHLSVARNPRISPKQSAEVTIYANGNVIRAEENSENLYASIDLVADKIARQLRKYKERRHEKKTHAQTTIDGVIQETVVKDLIGDRTPELPEEVVRCKYFSMPPMTVAEALDQLQSVGHDFYMFRNADTGEINVVYERNHGGFGVIQPRNNNGHTNGHTNGKNGKTAHVVISEKSYQK; the protein is encoded by the coding sequence ATGAAGCTTGTCATCCACGGCAAAAATATTGAAATTACCGAAGCGATTAGGGATTACGTGCATCAAAAGATTGAAAAGGCGGTAAATCATTTTCAAAACATCACAAACGAAGTGGATGTGCATTTAAGCGTGGCTCGCAACCCAAGAATTAGTCCAAAGCAATCGGCTGAAGTCACTATTTACGCAAATGGTAATGTCATCCGTGCAGAGGAAAACAGCGAGAACTTGTACGCTAGCATAGATTTAGTAGCTGATAAAATAGCTCGTCAACTGCGTAAATACAAAGAACGACGTCACGAAAAGAAAACCCATGCTCAAACGACTATTGATGGAGTGATTCAAGAAACTGTTGTAAAAGATTTAATAGGCGATCGCACTCCCGAACTACCAGAAGAAGTAGTGCGGTGTAAATATTTTTCTATGCCACCTATGACTGTTGCAGAAGCTTTAGATCAACTGCAATCAGTGGGTCACGATTTTTATATGTTCCGTAATGCAGATACTGGAGAGATCAACGTTGTTTACGAACGCAATCATGGTGGTTTCGGAGTGATCCAACCGCGCAATAATAACGGTCATACAAACGGTCATACAAACGGTAAAAACGGCAAAACAGCCCACGTTGTTATTTCTGAAAAATCTTATCAGAAGTAG
- the lipB gene encoding lipoyl(octanoyl) transferase LipB — MPYIEVLRWQRQLQMERINNFDLDDVLILLEHPPVYTLGQGANPEFLKFDPIASQYEVHRVERGGEVTYHCPGQLVGYPILNLHYYCKDLHWYLRQLEEVIIITLEAYGLAGERSPGLTGVWLEGRKVAAIGIKVSRWITMHGFSLNVCPDLTGFQRIVPCGIADKPVGSLAQWLPNITCSEVRSQVAKNFANVFNVEMIDVQ; from the coding sequence ATGCCTTACATAGAAGTACTGAGATGGCAGCGTCAACTGCAAATGGAACGCATTAACAACTTTGATTTAGATGACGTGCTGATATTACTGGAACACCCACCCGTTTATACTTTAGGGCAAGGAGCAAATCCTGAATTCCTGAAGTTCGACCCGATCGCGAGCCAATATGAAGTTCATCGAGTTGAAAGAGGTGGTGAAGTGACCTACCACTGTCCCGGACAACTGGTTGGGTATCCAATTTTAAATTTGCATTATTATTGTAAAGACCTTCACTGGTATCTGCGACAACTAGAAGAAGTAATAATAATTACATTAGAAGCCTACGGGTTGGCAGGGGAACGCAGTCCGGGATTGACTGGAGTGTGGCTTGAAGGACGAAAAGTAGCAGCGATCGGCATTAAAGTCAGCCGTTGGATTACCATGCACGGTTTTTCATTAAATGTTTGTCCCGATTTAACAGGATTTCAGCGTATTGTCCCCTGTGGTATTGCTGATAAACCTGTGGGGAGCCTAGCCCAATGGCTTCCCAATATAACTTGTTCTGAGGTGCGCTCTCAAGTGGCAAAGAATTTCGCCAATGTCTTTAATGTTGAGATGATAGATGTACAATAG
- a CDS encoding MATE family efflux transporter → MSYRVSKSRVITEIKECLVLAIPLAGAQLSQGATTFVDTVMMGSLGSQIIAAGALGASIFHILMYIGSGIVSSVSPLVAEAYGAGRAEQVSRVVRQGLLLSLILAVPTTMLIWNGGTLLLLFGQEPKTVALAEEYLKAIAWGYLPGLGFAVLRSFVSALSKPRPVIAIVICGTSINIVGNYILMFGKYGFPALGLAGIGYASAFSFWAMFAALAVYILNHPQLRIYHAFSKVHQFESKVFWELVRVGIPIGVLAGVEGGFFTCVTFLMGQLGTVTLAAHQIAFQTAILTFMIPLGLSIATTVRVGQLVGQENSQGARLAGFVGIGMAAAFMAVMGILFWVVPERIVALYIDTTDSKNAAVVSLAKQLLGVAAMFQIADGIQVAAAGALRGLKDTRIPLLIGALAYWGIGLTCGYTLGLLLGFGGVGLWWGFVIGLASAAIILTWRFSTIEIQQQIKIGQFIN, encoded by the coding sequence ATGAGTTACAGAGTATCAAAATCCAGGGTCATCACAGAAATTAAAGAGTGTCTGGTTCTAGCAATTCCCTTAGCTGGAGCCCAGCTATCTCAAGGAGCGACAACGTTTGTCGATACGGTTATGATGGGCAGTCTGGGAAGCCAAATTATTGCAGCAGGGGCATTGGGAGCATCTATATTTCACATATTAATGTATATCGGTTCTGGAATTGTTTCCTCAGTGAGCCCGCTTGTTGCAGAAGCCTACGGAGCCGGACGAGCAGAGCAAGTGAGTCGGGTAGTACGACAAGGTTTGTTGCTATCACTCATCTTAGCTGTTCCAACAACAATGCTCATCTGGAATGGTGGAACTTTACTGCTCCTGTTCGGACAAGAACCTAAAACTGTTGCATTAGCAGAAGAGTATTTGAAGGCGATCGCATGGGGTTATCTTCCTGGGCTGGGCTTTGCCGTGCTGAGAAGTTTTGTCTCAGCCCTATCAAAACCCCGTCCCGTGATTGCGATCGTTATATGTGGTACGTCGATCAATATTGTAGGAAACTATATTTTAATGTTTGGTAAATATGGATTTCCTGCCTTAGGTTTAGCTGGAATTGGTTATGCAAGTGCCTTTTCCTTTTGGGCAATGTTTGCTGCTTTGGCAGTGTACATCCTCAACCACCCTCAACTGCGAATCTACCATGCCTTTTCTAAAGTGCATCAATTTGAAAGCAAAGTCTTTTGGGAATTGGTGCGAGTCGGTATACCCATCGGGGTATTGGCTGGAGTGGAAGGAGGATTTTTCACTTGCGTCACTTTTTTGATGGGACAATTGGGAACAGTGACACTAGCAGCCCATCAAATTGCTTTTCAGACAGCAATTCTTACCTTTATGATTCCACTTGGACTTTCAATAGCAACAACTGTGAGAGTTGGGCAACTCGTGGGTCAAGAAAATTCTCAAGGGGCGCGACTCGCAGGATTTGTGGGTATTGGTATGGCTGCAGCATTTATGGCAGTTATGGGCATATTGTTCTGGGTAGTGCCAGAGAGAATCGTAGCGCTTTATATTGACACCACTGATTCTAAGAATGCAGCTGTTGTCAGTTTGGCAAAGCAACTTTTGGGAGTAGCAGCAATGTTCCAAATTGCAGATGGCATTCAAGTAGCTGCGGCTGGTGCGCTCCGAGGATTAAAGGACACTCGGATTCCCCTTCTGATAGGTGCTTTGGCTTATTGGGGTATTGGCTTAACTTGCGGTTACACACTTGGGTTGTTGTTGGGATTTGGTGGCGTTGGCTTGTGGTGGGGATTTGTCATTGGTCTTGCTTCAGCAGCAATCATTTTAACGTGGCGGTTTAGCACGATTGAGATACAGCAGCAAATTAAAATCGGTCAATTTATCAATTAG
- the crtO gene encoding beta-carotene ketolase CrtO: METYDVVIIGAGHNGLVCAAYLLKAGYSVLLLEARSIPGGGSTTEELLAKEAPGFKFNPCAIDHLFIFLGPVIQELELHKYGLEYLWCDPVVFCPHPDGKYFLAHKSVEKTCAEIARWSDRDAKKYSEYVNYWQRFISTVTPYFNAPPKSIVDLLGNYDLKKLQDLFSLLGGPNETLDLLRTMLSSPQDNINEYFDSEFLKAPLARLSAELSSPPSQKAMSFGAMMMVMRHHPGQARPRGGTGALTEALVNLVKSQGGVILTDQRVEKVLVDNGQAVGVRVAGGKEYRANKGVISNIDAKRLFLQHIEASDVDSADPNLRERLARRIVDNNESILKIDLALNEPLRFERHEHRDEYLIGSILIADSVNHVEKAHSDCTQGKIPDEDPSMYLVMPTGRDPSMAPPGKHTAWIEFFAPYQISGAEGTGLKGTGWTDELKNKVADRVIEKLAEYSPNLKHSIIARHVESPADLSQRLGFYKGNYYHLDMTLEQMLCFRPLPEIANYKTPIENLYLTGAGTHPGGSISGLPGRNCARIFLHDRHPIAQTLKDAGESIKSTMASVFSRE; this comes from the coding sequence ATGGAAACGTATGATGTAGTTATTATCGGTGCAGGGCATAATGGTTTGGTCTGTGCCGCATACTTACTTAAAGCTGGTTACAGCGTTTTGCTTTTAGAAGCTCGTTCTATTCCCGGTGGCGGTTCCACAACTGAAGAACTTTTAGCCAAAGAAGCGCCCGGCTTTAAATTCAACCCTTGCGCTATCGACCACTTATTTATTTTCCTCGGACCAGTTATCCAAGAATTAGAACTACATAAATACGGTTTGGAATACCTTTGGTGTGACCCGGTTGTTTTTTGTCCCCATCCAGATGGCAAGTATTTCTTGGCCCACAAATCAGTTGAAAAGACTTGTGCGGAAATTGCCCGTTGGAGCGATCGCGATGCCAAGAAATATAGCGAATATGTCAATTATTGGCAACGATTCATTAGTACCGTCACGCCCTACTTCAATGCACCACCCAAATCTATAGTTGACCTTTTGGGAAATTACGACTTGAAAAAACTGCAAGACTTGTTTTCTCTCTTAGGAGGTCCCAATGAAACGCTAGATTTGCTTCGTACAATGCTTTCTAGCCCCCAAGACAATATTAATGAGTATTTTGATTCCGAATTTCTCAAAGCACCTCTTGCCCGACTATCTGCCGAACTGAGTTCACCCCCTTCCCAAAAAGCAATGTCCTTCGGAGCGATGATGATGGTCATGCGTCACCATCCAGGTCAAGCACGACCCCGTGGCGGTACCGGGGCATTAACAGAGGCTTTAGTAAATTTAGTCAAAAGTCAAGGTGGTGTTATCCTCACCGACCAAAGAGTGGAAAAAGTTTTAGTTGATAACGGTCAAGCAGTTGGTGTCAGAGTCGCAGGTGGCAAAGAATACCGAGCCAATAAAGGAGTGATCTCAAATATTGATGCCAAACGCTTGTTTTTACAACATATAGAAGCTAGCGATGTAGATAGCGCCGACCCAAATTTACGAGAAAGACTAGCTCGCCGGATTGTTGACAACAACGAAAGCATCCTCAAAATTGACTTGGCTTTAAATGAACCACTGCGATTTGAACGTCACGAACACAGGGATGAGTATTTAATCGGCTCTATCTTAATTGCAGATTCTGTAAACCATGTTGAGAAAGCTCATAGTGATTGTACCCAAGGAAAGATTCCCGATGAAGACCCATCCATGTATTTAGTCATGCCCACCGGACGCGATCCATCAATGGCACCTCCAGGAAAGCATACAGCATGGATTGAGTTTTTTGCTCCTTATCAAATTTCAGGTGCAGAAGGCACGGGGTTAAAGGGTACTGGTTGGACTGATGAACTGAAAAATAAAGTTGCTGACAGGGTCATTGAAAAACTAGCAGAGTATTCCCCCAATCTCAAACATTCCATTATTGCCCGTCATGTGGAAAGCCCTGCCGATCTCTCACAACGCTTGGGATTTTACAAAGGAAATTATTACCACCTAGACATGACTTTGGAACAAATGTTGTGTTTCCGACCTCTGCCAGAAATAGCAAATTATAAGACTCCAATTGAGAATTTATATCTAACTGGAGCAGGAACCCATCCAGGTGGTTCTATTTCAGGATTACCGGGGCGTAACTGTGCGCGTATTTTCTTGCACGACCGACATCCAATAGCACAAACATTGAAAGATGCAGGAGAATCGATAAAATCTACTATGGCATCTGTCTTTAGTCGAGAATAG
- a CDS encoding saccharopine dehydrogenase family protein: MTDRVLILGGRGRIGSSVARDILTHTQAEVTITGRTPDNESPNPRVHYLVLDLADVDRLRKAIASSNIVIHCAGPFHYRDANVLKICIEEGVDYADVSDHRSFTKKALEYHDAAVKAGVTAIINTGIFPGISNSMVRQGVEQLEKPEKIHLSYLVSGSGGAGITVMRTTFLGLQKPFEAWIDGDWKLVEPYSDRENIDFPKPYGRSGIYWFDMPETYTLPHAYPSVKTVITKFGSVPDFYNHMTWIAAHIFPKWVMQQRSAIEFLAHVSHFMTDVTNRFSGIGVAVRSEITGQRDGKDAVFCSTLVHENTAVASGFGTGSIAQMLLDGKLKKPGVTPVEEALPTKLFEQAMQSRDVKIHHEWLRS; encoded by the coding sequence ATGACAGATCGGGTTTTGATTCTTGGAGGACGCGGACGGATTGGCAGTAGCGTTGCTCGAGATATTCTCACTCATACACAGGCAGAAGTTACTATTACTGGACGTACCCCAGATAATGAAAGCCCCAATCCGCGAGTTCATTATTTGGTTTTAGATTTGGCAGATGTGGATAGACTTAGGAAGGCGATCGCATCTTCTAATATAGTTATCCACTGTGCGGGTCCGTTTCATTATAGAGACGCTAACGTTCTTAAAATTTGTATTGAAGAAGGCGTTGACTACGCTGATGTTAGCGATCACCGTTCTTTCACCAAAAAAGCTCTAGAGTACCATGATGCAGCTGTCAAAGCGGGAGTGACAGCAATAATTAATACAGGCATCTTCCCCGGAATTTCTAACAGCATGGTACGTCAGGGCGTTGAACAATTAGAGAAGCCAGAAAAAATTCATTTAAGTTACTTAGTCTCTGGTTCCGGTGGTGCTGGAATCACCGTAATGCGAACAACCTTTTTGGGCTTGCAAAAACCTTTTGAAGCTTGGATCGATGGTGATTGGAAGTTAGTCGAACCTTACAGCGATCGCGAAAACATTGATTTTCCAAAACCATACGGTCGTAGTGGAATTTATTGGTTTGATATGCCAGAAACCTATACACTGCCTCATGCTTATCCATCTGTCAAAACCGTTATCACCAAATTTGGCTCCGTTCCTGATTTTTACAATCACATGACATGGATAGCTGCTCATATTTTTCCCAAATGGGTCATGCAGCAGCGAAGTGCAATTGAATTTTTAGCTCATGTCAGTCACTTTATGACGGATGTCACGAATCGCTTTAGCGGTATCGGTGTAGCAGTTCGGTCAGAAATTACCGGGCAAAGAGATGGAAAAGACGCTGTTTTTTGCTCTACTCTAGTACATGAAAACACAGCAGTTGCTTCTGGTTTTGGTACGGGTAGTATTGCTCAAATGCTATTGGATGGGAAACTAAAAAAACCCGGTGTTACACCAGTAGAAGAAGCATTACCAACTAAACTATTTGAACAAGCCATGCAAAGCCGAGACGTCAAAATTCATCATGAATGGTTGCGCTCCTAA
- a CDS encoding cation:proton antiporter, whose protein sequence is MIDVYIINLFIIGLLLLVVTLLSGWISRLPLSFALIYLLVGILLGPYGFKLIQLRREGVFNAELLERITEFVVIVSVFSCGLKILRPLKIGAWNITVRLIGFLMPFSIFGLAVVGKMFLGLDWGEAILLGAILAPTDPVLASEVQLTDVDDQDELRFGLTSEGGLNDALAFPFVYFGIYSLKDKNWDNWFKQWVAIDLVWAIAAGIGMGILVAKVIVWIDKKIQRRRPADSLMEDFIALGTILLTYSLTEFVNGYGFLAVFVAGLVFQRSYKKSEKSLAQLEFVERLEKLLEIGTILILGSILLFKPMLTYATQSLLVIALLFFVIRPVGAWISTIGQPSGHRHYRSMHPGTRWLLGWFGIRGVGSLYYLAYAYGNGLKNGLGEQIGWIVYTTIVVSALVHGISSTPLMNWYERNLSPKNSNASPPATVKEFE, encoded by the coding sequence ATGATAGATGTTTATATTATCAATCTATTTATTATAGGTCTATTGTTGCTAGTTGTTACCTTACTATCTGGCTGGATTTCACGCTTACCTCTTTCTTTTGCTCTGATTTATCTTTTAGTTGGTATTCTTCTCGGTCCTTATGGCTTTAAACTCATTCAATTACGCCGGGAAGGAGTTTTCAATGCCGAATTGTTAGAAAGAATAACAGAATTTGTTGTTATTGTCTCTGTATTTAGTTGTGGATTAAAAATTCTCCGTCCGCTAAAAATAGGGGCTTGGAATATTACAGTACGGCTCATTGGATTTTTAATGCCATTTTCTATTTTTGGGCTTGCTGTTGTTGGAAAAATGTTCCTAGGTCTGGATTGGGGAGAGGCAATTTTACTAGGAGCTATTCTTGCCCCAACTGACCCGGTATTGGCTTCAGAGGTGCAATTAACTGATGTCGATGACCAAGATGAGTTACGTTTTGGTTTAACATCAGAAGGTGGTTTAAATGATGCTCTTGCTTTTCCTTTTGTTTATTTTGGAATTTATTCGTTAAAAGATAAGAATTGGGACAACTGGTTTAAACAATGGGTTGCTATTGATTTAGTGTGGGCGATCGCTGCTGGCATAGGTATGGGTATTCTCGTCGCTAAAGTTATAGTTTGGATTGATAAAAAAATTCAGCGACGACGCCCTGCTGATTCATTAATGGAAGATTTTATTGCTTTGGGGACAATTTTACTGACATACTCACTAACAGAATTCGTTAATGGTTATGGTTTTCTTGCAGTATTTGTTGCTGGTTTAGTTTTTCAAAGAAGTTATAAAAAATCGGAAAAATCACTTGCACAATTGGAATTTGTAGAACGGTTGGAAAAGCTTTTAGAAATTGGAACTATTTTAATTTTGGGTTCAATTTTGTTATTTAAACCAATGCTAACTTATGCTACCCAATCTTTATTAGTGATAGCTTTACTGTTCTTTGTTATTCGACCAGTGGGTGCATGGATAAGCACAATTGGTCAACCATCAGGACACAGGCATTATAGAAGTATGCACCCAGGAACTCGTTGGTTACTTGGCTGGTTTGGTATTCGAGGTGTAGGCTCTTTATACTATCTTGCCTACGCATATGGGAATGGTTTGAAAAACGGTCTTGGCGAGCAAATCGGTTGGATTGTTTACACTACGATAGTCGTGTCCGCGCTCGTGCATGGCATTAGTTCTACTCCACTGATGAATTGGTACGAGCGCAATCTTTCTCCCAAAAATAGCAATGCCTCACCCCCAGCTACGGTGAAGGAATTTGAATAA
- a CDS encoding glycosyltransferase, whose product MIRVVTYTDSAGIGGAEISLKHLVTNVSADFHVTAMGTSQLVIDAIASKNPQVSQVVLPAKGIHSLTAHLQALHRLQPDIVHINICTPWECAIGLFAALTLPNARVVRVDQLPLRTTDAIKLWRTRALSLRVDAHVAVGEASARRMEDFYALGRRTVISIPNCVPDMIQQPNLSNKEDERLGFSGQKIVIGCTGRLDAMKGHDILLRAIAQIEGVRVVILGEGGQRTDLEKLAVDLGISDRVDLPGWVDNPRDWLLQFDIFAMPSRSEGFPLAIVEAMLAALPVVATRVGSIPEAVTHGETGLLVDQDDVEGLAAALQHLKEDCQLRLRFGRRGQDIARRQFTVERMVNSYERLWCELIEKPQVPRLYIPQPKE is encoded by the coding sequence ATGATACGTGTAGTTACTTATACTGATTCAGCTGGAATTGGAGGTGCGGAAATCAGCCTCAAACACCTAGTTACTAACGTGTCAGCAGATTTTCACGTAACTGCAATGGGTACCAGTCAGTTAGTCATTGATGCTATTGCAAGCAAGAATCCGCAAGTATCTCAAGTGGTATTACCTGCGAAAGGGATTCATTCTCTAACAGCACACCTTCAAGCACTGCATCGCTTGCAACCAGATATAGTACATATCAATATTTGTACTCCTTGGGAATGTGCCATTGGTCTTTTCGCCGCTTTAACATTGCCAAATGCTCGTGTCGTGCGTGTCGATCAACTGCCACTACGAACAACTGATGCAATTAAGCTATGGCGTACAAGGGCGCTATCACTGCGAGTTGACGCTCATGTGGCAGTGGGTGAAGCAAGTGCAAGACGCATGGAGGACTTTTATGCGTTGGGTCGTCGTACCGTAATTTCTATCCCTAATTGCGTTCCGGACATGATACAACAACCCAATCTCTCAAATAAAGAAGATGAGAGATTGGGGTTTTCGGGGCAAAAAATAGTTATTGGTTGCACGGGTCGGCTAGATGCGATGAAGGGTCACGATATCTTACTCAGAGCTATTGCTCAAATTGAAGGAGTTCGGGTAGTGATTCTAGGCGAAGGTGGACAACGTACAGATCTAGAAAAGCTTGCAGTGGATTTGGGAATAAGCGATCGCGTTGATTTGCCAGGATGGGTAGATAATCCTCGCGATTGGTTACTACAATTTGACATCTTTGCCATGCCCTCAAGATCTGAAGGTTTTCCACTAGCAATTGTTGAAGCAATGCTTGCAGCCCTTCCTGTAGTTGCAACGCGTGTGGGCAGTATTCCAGAAGCCGTCACCCATGGCGAAACCGGGTTACTTGTGGATCAAGATGATGTTGAAGGTCTTGCTGCTGCATTGCAGCATTTAAAAGAAGACTGCCAATTACGGTTGCGATTTGGTCGGCGGGGACAAGATATAGCACGGCGTCAGTTTACTGTTGAGCGCATGGTCAACAGTTATGAGCGTCTGTGGTGTGAGTTGATAGAAAAGCCCCAAGTTCCTCGATTGTATATTCCACAACCAAAAGAGTAA
- the fni gene encoding type 2 isopentenyl-diphosphate Delta-isomerase, which translates to MNSQKITSAATQSRKADHIRICLEQDVQFYQTTHGLENYRFTHCCLPEIDIDEIEIGTKFLGKQLGAPLLISSMTGGTEQAGVINRRLAEVAQHYKFAMGVGSQRVAVEKPQVAETFAVRKYAPDILLLANLGAVQLNYNYGLDECKKIIDILEADALILHLNPLQECIQPRGDKNFKGLIDKINKLCVQLPVPVIAKEVGNGISDTMAQKLLAAGVKAIDVAGAGGTSWAKVESERAENALQRRLGSTFADWGLPTAECITSIRAMAPHVPLIASGGLRNGLDVAKALALGADIAGLAMPFLQAAAASDALVRELADVLIAEIITVLFCTGNATLDELRRSKCLQRIKSV; encoded by the coding sequence GTGAACTCTCAAAAAATCACTTCCGCAGCAACACAGTCTCGCAAAGCAGATCACATCCGTATTTGCCTGGAACAAGATGTTCAGTTTTATCAAACGACTCATGGATTGGAAAACTACCGCTTCACTCATTGTTGTTTACCAGAAATAGATATTGACGAAATTGAGATTGGAACAAAGTTTTTAGGCAAACAACTTGGTGCGCCCCTACTGATTTCTTCAATGACTGGAGGAACCGAACAGGCGGGAGTCATAAACCGTCGCCTTGCGGAGGTTGCCCAGCACTATAAATTCGCAATGGGCGTAGGTTCCCAACGAGTAGCGGTGGAAAAACCTCAAGTTGCTGAGACTTTTGCAGTTCGGAAATATGCTCCTGATATCCTGCTGTTAGCTAATTTGGGAGCAGTCCAACTCAACTACAATTACGGTTTGGATGAATGTAAAAAGATAATTGATATTTTAGAAGCTGATGCCTTGATTTTGCACCTCAACCCCTTACAGGAGTGCATCCAACCCAGAGGTGATAAAAATTTCAAAGGATTAATTGACAAAATCAATAAATTATGTGTTCAGTTGCCCGTACCGGTGATTGCAAAGGAAGTTGGGAACGGGATCTCAGATACCATGGCACAAAAGCTCCTTGCGGCTGGGGTCAAAGCAATTGATGTAGCGGGTGCTGGAGGAACTTCTTGGGCAAAAGTGGAAAGCGAACGGGCGGAAAATGCTTTACAGCGACGCCTGGGAAGTACGTTTGCCGATTGGGGTTTGCCTACTGCAGAATGTATTACCAGTATTCGTGCGATGGCACCTCATGTTCCTTTAATTGCTTCGGGAGGATTGCGTAATGGATTGGATGTAGCAAAAGCACTCGCTTTAGGGGCAGATATAGCAGGATTGGCTATGCCTTTCCTACAAGCAGCAGCTGCTTCTGACGCGCTTGTTCGAGAACTAGCAGACGTATTGATTGCTGAAATTATAACAGTGCTATTTTGTACTGGCAACGCTACACTAGATGAACTAAGGCGTTCCAAATGTTTACAACGCATAAAATCAGTCTAG